GTGCTCGCTCACGAGCTCTCGCACGTGAAGAACCGGGACATGCTCACCCTGACGGTGGCGAGTTTCCTCTCGATGCTCGCGTTCCTGATCATGCGGAACTGGCTCTTTATCGGCCTCTTCGGCCGACGGGACAGCAACGGAGGCGCATTGATCCTGGTCTTCATCGCCTCGATCCTCGTCTGGGTGGTGAGCACCCTCCTCATCCGGGCGCTCTCCCGCTACCGGGAGTTCGCGGCGGACCGGGGCAGCGCCGCCCTGACCGGCAACCCGAGGGCACTCATCTCCGCTCTCCAGAAGATCAGCGGGCGGATGGATTACATCCCGGCAGAGAAGAAACAGGAAGTGGAGGGGGCAAACGCCTTCTTCATCATCCCCGCCCTCTCGGGGAACACCCTGATGGAGCTCTTCTCCACGCACCCGCCGCTGGAGAAGCGGGTGGCCGCCCTCGAGGAGCTGCAGGCGGAGATGCGTGGATACTGAACCCGGCCGGGTTCTCTCCACCCAATATTTAATATTCAGCACGGCCTATCTATGTAGGCATACCGTGCATTGCATCGATGGTCTAGTGGTATGACTTTGGCCTTCCAAGCCAATAGCCCGGGTTCAATTCCCGGTCGATGCATGGGGCTCGTGGTCTAGCTGGTTATGACGTCGCCTTCACA
The genomic region above belongs to Methanoculleus oceani and contains:
- the htpX gene encoding zinc metalloprotease HtpX, with product MKWTRDFGLTMRMLLTSFLLLIVYLIFLGILSALGFGFEFLLLVAAGMAFVQYFFSDKLVLWSTGTRIVGEDEYPELHRIVQRLATEADLPMPKIGIMQSPVPNAFATGRNHKNAVVAVTDSIMRTLNREELEAVLAHELSHVKNRDMLTLTVASFLSMLAFLIMRNWLFIGLFGRRDSNGGALILVFIASILVWVVSTLLIRALSRYREFAADRGSAALTGNPRALISALQKISGRMDYIPAEKKQEVEGANAFFIIPALSGNTLMELFSTHPPLEKRVAALEELQAEMRGY